One genomic region from Phragmites australis chromosome 1, lpPhrAust1.1, whole genome shotgun sequence encodes:
- the LOC133927245 gene encoding selenium-binding protein 1-like produces the protein MSGAAAVDVAAPAATNGGACCHASTGPGYATPRDAMEKGPREKLIYVTCIYNGTGINKPDYLATVDLDPNSPTYSQVIHRLPVTHVGDELHHSGWNACSSCHGDASASRRFLILPSLLSGRVYIVDTVKDPRAPSLHKVVQAEDIAEKTGLGFPHTSHCLASGEIMISCLGDKEGNASGNGFLLLDSEFNVKGRWEKPGHSPLFGYDFWYQPRHKTMISSSWGAPAAFRTGFDLQHVQDGLYGRHLHVYDWPGGELKQTLDLGETGLLPLEVRFLHDPSKETGYVGCALTSNMVRFFKTADGSWSHEIAISVKPLKVRNWILPEMPGLITDFVLSLDDRYLYLVNWLHGDIRQYNIEDPAKPVLAGQVWVGGLLQKGSDVVYVNDDGQEEQYNVPQVKGHRLRGGPQMIQLSLDGKRIYVTNSLLSRWDEQFYGPDLMKKGSHMLQIDVDTEIGGLAINPNFFVDFGTEPDGPSLAHEMRYPGGDCTSDIWI, from the exons ATGTCCGGAGCAGCGGCGGTCGAtgtggcggcgccggcggcgacgaacGGCGGGGCGTGCTGCCATGCCTCGACAGGACCGGGGTACGCGACCCCGCGGGATGCCATGGAAAAGGGTCCAAGGGAGAAGCTCATCTACGTCACCTGCATCTACAACG GTACTGGAATCAACAAGCCAGATTACCTCGCGACGGTGGATTTGGACCCCAACTCCCCTACGTATTCCCAAGTGATCCACAGGCTCCCGGTCACCCATGTGGGCGATGAGCTGCATCACTCTGGCTGGAATGCCTGCAGCTCCTGCCACGGTGATGCATCAGCGAGTCGCCGTTTCCTTATCCTGCCTTCGTTGCT GTCCGGTCGTGTGTATATCGTTGACACGGTGAAGGATCCGAGGGCGCCGTCCTTGCATAAGGTGGTCCAGGCCGAGGACATTGCGGAGAAGACTGGGCTTGGGTTTCCTCATACATCTCATTGCCTCGCATCTGGCGAGATTATGATTTCTTGCCTGGGAGACAAGGAGGGGAATGCTTCTGGGAATGGTTTCCTCCTGTTGGATTCAGAGTTCAATGTCAAAGGACG ATGGGAAAAGCCAGGACACAGCCCCTTGTTTGGCTATGATTTCTGGTACCAGCCTCGTCACAAGACAATGATCAGTTCATCATGGGGAGCCCCTGCAGCGTTCAGGACAGGTTTCGATCTTCAACATGTCCAGGATGGTCTCTATGGACGGCACCTGCATGTGTACGACTGGCCCGGTGGTGAGCTCAAACAAACACTAGATCTAGGCGAAACAGGACTTCTTCCGCTTGAG gtGAGGTTTTTACATGACCCATCAAAGGAGACTGGCTATGTTGGCTGTGCTTTGACGAGCAACATGGTGAGATTTTTCAAAACTGCGGATGGATCATGGAGCCATGAG ATTGCTATATCTGTGAAACCACTGAAGGTCCGTAACTGGATTCTACCAGAAATGCCAGGATTGATAACTGATTTTGTTCTCTCTCTTGATGACCGCTATCTATACTTGGTCAATTGGCTTCATGGCGATATCAGGCAGTACAACATTGAGGATCCTGCAAAGCCTGTGTTGGCTGGACAGGTATGGGTTGGTGGGCTTCTTCAAAAGGGCAGTGATGTTGTCTATGTGAATGATGATGGTCAAGAAGAACAGTATAATGTGCCCCAGGTCAAG GGACATCGGCTTAGAGGTGGGCCACAGATGATTCAGCTGAGCTTGGATGGCAAGAggatatacgtaaccaactctcTCTTAAGCCGATGGGATGAGCAGTTCTATGGTCCTGATCTTATGAAGAAGGGTTCACACATGTTGCAGATCGATGTTGACACTGAGATAGGAGGGCTGGCTATCAACCCCAACTTCTTTGTCGATTTTGGTACCGAGCCTGACGGTCCCTCCTTGGCCCACGAGATGAGATATCCTGGTGGGGACTGCACCTCTGATATATGGATCTAA
- the LOC133927250 gene encoding glycine-rich RNA-binding protein 4, mitochondrial-like, translating into MAAFNKLGSLLRHSTLMSGASAGSSPALFNAVRLMSTKLFVGGLSWGTDDQSLREAFSSFGEVTEARVITDRETGRSRGFGFVNFNNSEDAKNAVSSMDGQELQGRSVRVNFANERPAGNRGYGGGGYGGGGGGGGSYGGQDAY; encoded by the exons ATGGCGGCCTTTAACAAGCTCGGCAGCCTTCTAAGGCACAGCACTCTGATGAGCGGTGCCTCCGCCGGCTCATCTCCTGCATTGTTCAATGCTGTTCGGCTTATGTCCACCAAGCTTTTCGTCGGTG GTCTTTCCTGGGGTACTGATGACCAGTCTCTGAGAGAGGCATTTAGCAGCTTCGGTGAGGTTACTGAAG CGCGGGTGATCACAGACAGGGAGACTGGAAGGTCAAGAGGCTTTGGCTTTGTGAACTTCAACAACAGTGAAGATGCCAAGAATGCTGTGTCTAGCATGGACGGTCAG GAACTCCAAGGGCGTAGCGTCCGTGTGAACTTCGCCAACGAGAGACCTGCAGGGAACCGAGGCTACGGCGGCGGTGGctacggtggtggtggtggcggcggcggcagctatGGAGGACAGGATGCCTATTAA
- the LOC133890858 gene encoding LOW QUALITY PROTEIN: uncharacterized protein LOC133890858 (The sequence of the model RefSeq protein was modified relative to this genomic sequence to represent the inferred CDS: inserted 1 base in 1 codon; substituted 1 base at 1 genomic stop codon) codes for MNPPHPEPGLPRRHRHLVRLHLDPGHHHVHIHLCHHHHLAHPLAPAPPAHRHHHYHQQQHPAPVFFPNAYPTAAPWQPXPTRAVAERXTEDLDPEPALHAEQAEEEEEPVFVLTDEWAELFAKSEAKRRLGNCAVRFTAKKTKEEEEGRK; via the exons ATGAATCCGCCGCACCCAGAGCCCGGCCTtccccgccgccaccgccaccttgTCCGCCTCCACCTCGACCCTGGCCACCACCATGTCCACATCCAcctctgccaccaccaccacctcgccCACCCGCTCGCTCCCGCGCCGCCggcccaccgccaccaccactaccaccagcagcagcacccGGCTCCCGTGTTCTTCCCCAACGCCTACCCGACCGCGGCGCCCTGGCAGCCGTAGCCGACTCGCGCCGTCGCGGAAA TGACGGAGGATTTGGATCCCGAGCCGGCGCTGCACGCGGAGCAagcagaggaagaagaggagcccGTGTTTGTGCTAACGGACGAGTGGGCCGAATTATTCGCGAAATCCGAGGCCAAGAGGAGACTGG GCAACTGTGCCGTCCGATTCACAGCTAAAAagacgaaggaggaggaggagggccggAAGTGA